One stretch of Malus domestica chromosome 14, GDT2T_hap1 DNA includes these proteins:
- the LOC103453927 gene encoding histone deacetylase HDT1 — protein MEFWGAEVKSGQSLVVDPGEKLLHLSQACLDDLKKAKGGDPISLFAKVGDLKLVLGFLSAEKSPQLMFDIVFDEKFELSHNWKNGSVHFTGYKSMCIVESDSEEDDAPPIRAPTLVDKGKAKVNVTEVAKKPSKSEQKEASSDDDDEFVGHQALAEGDSSKDFDESDDDSDSDDDSEEDEETPKKADVGKKRPAESSKTPANDKKPKFVTPEKIGSRKGSVHTATPHPSKQTGKKPATSDQSKQQAPKSSGAFHCQPCNRSFNSDGALQSHTKAKHSAAK, from the exons ATGGAGTTTTGGG GTGCTGAGGTAAAAAGTGGTCAGTCTCTTGTTGTTGATCCTGGTGAAAAGCTCCTGCATCTTTCGCAG GCTTGTCTGGATGACCTTAAGAAAGCGAAGGGAGGCGATCCTATTTCACTCTTTGCGAAAGTTGGTGATCTGAAGCTTGTTCTTGGGTTTCTTTCTGCTGAGAAATCCCCTCAGTTAATGTTTGATATTGTATTTGATGAGAAATTTGAGCTATCCCATAACTGGAAAAATGGGAGCGTCCACTTCACTGGATATAAGTCTATGTG TATTGTGGAGTCTG ATTCTGAAGAGGATGATGCACCACCTATTAGGGCACCTACTCTGGTTGATAAGG GAAAAGCAAAGGTTAATGTTACTGAGGTAGCTAAGAAGCCTAGTAAATCTGAGCAAAAGGAAGCTAGTagcgatgatgatgatgagtttGTTGGTCATCAG GCCTTGGCTGAGGGAGATAGCAGTAAAGATTTTGACGAAAGTGATGATGATTCTGACAGTGACGATGACAGTGAAGAGGATGAAGAAACTCCGAAGAAG GCTGATGTTGGCAAGAAGCGACCTGCTGAATCTTCTAAAACACCTGCTAATGACAAGAAGCCAAAGTTTGTTACTCCTGAAAAGATTG GTAGCAGGAAGGGCAGCGTCCACACAGCAACTCCACACCCTTCAAAGCAGACTGGGAAAAAACCAGCTACGTCCGACCAGTCAAAGCAGCAGGCTCCTAAATCAAGCGGTGCATTCCATTGCCAACCCTGCAACAG GTCGTTTAACTCGGATGGTGCATTGCAAAGCCATACAAAGGCAAAGCACAGTGCTGCAAAGTGA
- the LOC103453924 gene encoding enolase: protein MATIQSVKARQIFDSRGNPTVEVDIILSDGTLARAAVPSGASTGVYEALELRDGGKDYLGKGVSKAVNNVNTIIGPALIGKDPSEQTAIDNFMVQQLDGTVNEWGWCKQKLGANAILAVSLAVAKAGASVKKVPLYKHIANLAGNKNLVLPVPAFNVINGGSHAGNKLAMQEFMILPIGASSFKEAMKMGVEVYHNLKSVIKKKYGQDATNVGDEGGFAPNIQENREGLELLKTAIEKAGYTGKVVIGMDVAASEFYGSDKTYDLNFKEEKNDGSQKISGNALKDLYKSFASEYPIVSIEDPFDQDDWEHYAKMTAEVGEKIQIVGDDLLVTNPKRVEKAIKEKSCNALLLKVNQIGSVTESIEAVRMSKKAGWGVMTSHRSGETEDTFIADLAVGLATGQIKTGAPCRSERLAKYNQLLRIEEELGAEAVYAGAKFRVPVEPY from the exons ATGGCGACGATCCAGAGCGTCAAGGCTAGGCAGATCTTCGACAGCCGTGGCAATCCCACCGTCGAG GTCGATATCATACTGTCAGATGGCACTTTGGCTAGAGCCGCTGTTCCAAGTGGTGCATCCACTG GAGTTTACGAGGCCCTTGAGTTGCGCGATGGAGGCAAAGACTACCTCGGAAAGGGTGTTTCGAAG GCTGTCAACAATGTCAACACAATCATTGGCCCCGCTTTGATCGGCAAG GACCCGAGCGAACAGACGGCTATTGACAACTTCATGGTTCAACAGCTCGATGGAACCGTCAACGAGTGGGGTTGGTGCAAGCAAAAG CTTGGTGCAAATGCCATTTTGGCCGTGTCTCTTGCAGTCGCCAAGGCTGGTGCTAGCGTCAAGAAAGTTCCTCTCTACAAG CATATCGCCAATCTTGCTGGCAACAAGAACCTAGTGTTGCCCGTTCCTGCTTTCAATGTCATCAACGGTGGATCACATGCAGGAAACAAGCTTGCAATGCAGGAGTTCATGATTCTTCCTATTGGAGCTTCCTCATTCAAGGAAGCCATGAAGATGGGTGTGGAAGTATATCACAACCTTAAG TCTGTGATTAAAAAGAAGTACGGTCAGGATGCAACCAATGTTGGTGACGAAGGTGGATTTGCTCCTAACATCCAG GAGAACAGGGAAGGTCTTGAATTACTCAAGACAGCCATCGAGAAGGCTGGATACACCGGCAAA gTTGTCATTGGAATGGATGTTGCTGCATCTGAGTTTTATGGATCAGATAAAACCTATGACCTGAACTTCAAGGAAGAG AAAAATGATGGTTCCCAAAAGATCTCAGGAAATGCTCTCAAGGACCTCTACAAGTCATTTGCAAGTGAGTACCCAATTGTTTCAATTGAAGATCCATTTGACCAAGATGACTGGGAGCACTATGCCAAGATGACAGCTGAAGTTGGAGAAAAAATACAAATTGTGGGAGATGATCTGTTGGTGACCAACCCCAAG AGAGTCGAGAAGGCAATCAAGGAAAAATCTTGCAATGCTCTTCTTCTCAAG GTGAATCAAATTGGATCAGTAACCGAGAGTATTGAGGCTGTAAGAATGTCCAAGAAAGCTGGATGGGGTGTGATGACCAGCCACCGCAGTGGAGAAACCGAGGACACCTTCATTGCTGATCTCGCTGTTGGTTTGGCTACG GGACAAATCAAGACAGGAGCTCCCTGCAGGTCGGAGCGTCTTGCCAAGTACAACCAG CTGTTGCGAATTGAGGAGGAGCTCGGTGCTGAGGCAGTGTATGCCGGAGCTAAGTTCCGTGTGCCCGTTGAGCCCTATTAG
- the LOC103453990 gene encoding splicing factor U2af small subunit B, whose product MAEHLASIFGTEKDRVNCPFYFKIGACRHGDRCSRLHTKPSISPTLLLSNMYQRPDMLTNPGVDPQGQALDPRKIQDNFEDFYEDLFEELSKYGQIESLNICDNLADHMVGNVYVQFREEEHAQAALQNLTGRFYAGRPIIVDFSPVTDFREATCRQYEENVCNRGGYCNFMHLKKISRELRRRLFGRNKRRHSRSRSRSRSPQRHHRGGYQERPHGGRGFGRRGEDDRDHRFNDKSRRPRSRSPGRRGRSRSPVGAGGRRRSPPARESSAERRAKIEQWNKEREQVDSGNKYDDNNNSNNQDDQWNGSAENNDQYYDDPHQQQQ is encoded by the exons ATGGCGGAGCACTTGGCATCCATCTTCGGCACAGAGAAGGACCGCGTCAACTGCCCCTTCTACTTCAAGATCGGAGCTTGCCGGCACGGAGACCGCTGCTCCCGCCTCCACACCAAGCCCAGCATCAGCCCCACCCTCCTCCTCTCCAACATGTACCAGCGCCCCGATATGCTCACCAACCCCGGCGTCGACCCCCAGGGCCAAGCCCTCGACCCCCGCAAGATCCAGGACAACTTCGAG GATTTTTATGAGGATCTGTTCGAGGAGCTGAGCAAGTACGGACAGATCGAGAGCTTGAATATCTGTGACAATTTGGCTGACCACATG GTTGGTAATGTGTACGTTCAGTTCAGGGAGGAAGAACATGCTCAAGCTGCGCTTCAGAATCTCACTGGCAGGTTCTATGCAG GGCGTCCCATCATCGTCGACTTTTCCCCCGTGACGGATTTTCGTGAAGCTACCTGTAGGCAGTACGAAGAAAATGTATGCAATCGAGGTGGCTACTGCAACTTCATGCACTTGAAGAAAATTAGCAG GGAGTTGAGGAGGCGGTTATTTGGGAGAAACAAGCGAAGGCATAGTCGCAGTCGAAGCAGAAGCCGCAGTCCTCAAAGGCATCATCGTGGTGGTTATCAGGAGCGCCCACATGGAGGTCGTGGTTTCGGTAGAAGAGGAGAAGATGACAGAGATCATCGTTTCAATGATAAGAGCAGGAGGCCTAGAAGCCGCAGTCCTGGGCGTAGAGGAAGAAGTAGAAGCCCTGTGGGTGCTGGGGGAAGGAGGAGGAGTCCTCCAGCCAGGGAAAGTAGTGCCGAAAGAAGGGCTAAGATCGAACAATGGAACAAGGAGCGGGAACAGGTGGACTCTGGAAATAAGTATGATGACAATAATAACAGCAACAATCAGGATGATCAATGGAATGGTTCTGCAGAGAACAATGATCAGTACTACGACGACCCTCATCAGCAGCAGCAGTAG